Proteins co-encoded in one Streptococcus parauberis NCFD 2020 genomic window:
- the nrdE gene encoding class 1b ribonucleoside-diphosphate reductase subunit alpha: MSLKDIGEISYFRLNNEINRPVDGKIPLHKDKEALQAFFEENVIPNTKPFASITKKIEYLLKHDYIESEFISKYSKEFIEELASIIKNENFQFNSFMAAYKFYQQYALKTNDGEYYLESLEDRVMFNALYFADGNEELAKSIAIEMINQRYQPATPSFLNAGRSRRGELVSCFLIQVTDDMNSIGRSINSALQLSRIGGGVGITLSNLREAGAPIKGYAGAASGVVPVMKLFEDSFSYSNQLGQRQGAGVVYLDVFHPDIIAFLSTKKENADEKVRVKTLSLGLTVPDKFYELARNNDDMYLFSPYSVEKEYGIPYNYIDITAMYDELVANPKITKTKIKARDLETEISKLQQESGYPYIINIDTANKANPVDGKVIMSNLCSEILQIQKPSVINDAQEFVEMGTDISCNLGSTNILNMMTSPDFGASIKAMTRALTFVTDSSQIEAVPTIKNGNQQAHTFGLGAMGLHSYLAQHHIEYGSPESVEFTDIYFMLMNYWTLVESNNIARERQTTFTGFENSKYADGSYFDKYVTGKFVPQTDFVKDLFKDHFIPQASDWETLRQAVQKDGLYHQNRLAVAPNGSISYINDCSASIHPITQRIEERQEKKIGKIYYPANGLSTDTIPYYTSAYDMDMRKVIDVYAAATQHVDQGLSLTLFLRSELPKELYEWKSESKQTTRDLSILRNYAFNKGIKSIYYIRTFTDDGEEVGANQCESCVI, translated from the coding sequence ATGAGTTTAAAAGATATTGGCGAAATTTCTTATTTTCGTCTTAACAATGAAATAAACCGTCCAGTCGATGGTAAAATCCCATTACATAAAGATAAAGAAGCATTACAAGCTTTTTTTGAAGAAAATGTAATCCCTAACACAAAGCCTTTCGCTTCAATTACAAAAAAAATTGAGTACCTTTTAAAACATGATTACATTGAATCAGAGTTTATCTCAAAATACTCAAAAGAATTTATTGAAGAGTTAGCTAGTATTATCAAAAATGAAAACTTCCAGTTTAATTCCTTTATGGCTGCTTATAAGTTTTATCAGCAATATGCTTTAAAGACTAACGATGGTGAGTATTACTTAGAGAGTCTTGAAGACCGTGTCATGTTTAATGCTCTTTATTTTGCTGATGGTAATGAAGAATTAGCAAAATCAATCGCAATTGAAATGATTAATCAACGTTATCAACCAGCTACTCCTTCATTTTTAAATGCTGGACGTAGTCGACGTGGTGAATTAGTTTCTTGTTTCCTTATTCAAGTTACCGATGATATGAACTCAATTGGTCGCTCAATCAACTCAGCCCTCCAATTATCAAGAATTGGTGGTGGTGTTGGTATCACACTTTCTAACTTGCGTGAAGCTGGTGCACCTATTAAAGGATATGCTGGAGCAGCCTCAGGTGTTGTTCCTGTTATGAAATTATTCGAAGATAGTTTCTCTTATTCTAATCAATTAGGTCAACGTCAAGGTGCTGGTGTTGTCTACTTAGATGTTTTCCATCCAGACATCATTGCCTTTTTATCAACTAAAAAAGAAAATGCTGACGAAAAGGTTCGTGTTAAAACCTTATCACTTGGATTAACTGTTCCAGATAAATTTTATGAATTAGCTCGTAATAATGATGATATGTATCTCTTTAGTCCATATAGTGTGGAAAAAGAATATGGTATTCCTTATAATTACATTGATATTACTGCAATGTATGATGAGTTAGTTGCTAATCCTAAAATTACAAAAACTAAAATTAAAGCTCGTGATTTAGAGACTGAAATTTCTAAACTACAACAAGAATCAGGCTACCCATATATCATTAATATTGATACAGCAAATAAAGCAAATCCAGTTGATGGTAAAGTTATCATGAGTAACTTGTGTTCTGAAATTCTTCAGATTCAAAAACCTAGTGTCATTAATGACGCACAGGAATTTGTTGAAATGGGAACTGATATTTCATGTAATCTTGGATCAACTAATATTTTAAATATGATGACATCTCCTGATTTTGGAGCTTCAATTAAAGCAATGACACGTGCACTAACATTTGTTACGGATTCTTCACAAATTGAAGCTGTGCCAACAATTAAAAATGGTAACCAACAAGCACATACCTTTGGTTTAGGTGCAATGGGACTTCATTCTTATTTGGCTCAACATCATATTGAATATGGTAGCCCTGAATCAGTTGAATTCACTGATATTTACTTTATGTTAATGAATTACTGGACCTTGGTTGAATCGAACAATATTGCTCGTGAAAGACAAACCACATTTACAGGCTTTGAGAATTCAAAATACGCTGATGGTAGTTACTTTGATAAATACGTGACTGGTAAATTTGTTCCTCAGACTGATTTTGTTAAGGATCTTTTCAAGGATCATTTTATTCCTCAGGCATCAGACTGGGAGACTTTACGTCAGGCTGTTCAAAAAGATGGTCTCTACCACCAAAACCGCCTTGCTGTCGCTCCTAATGGGTCAATATCATATATCAATGATTGCTCCGCTTCTATTCATCCAATTACACAAAGAATTGAAGAACGTCAAGAGAAGAAAATTGGTAAAATCTATTACCCTGCAAATGGACTTTCAACTGATACAATTCCCTACTACACATCTGCTTATGATATGGATATGCGTAAGGTTATTGATGTATATGCTGCTGCGACGCAACACGTTGACCAAGGTTTGTCACTAACATTATTCTTACGAAGTGAATTACCTAAAGAACTTTATGAATGGAAATCTGAAAGCAAGCAAACAACGCGTGACCTTTCAATTCTCCGAAATTACGCCTTTAACAAAGGCATTAAATCCATTTACTATATTCGTACATTTACTGACGATGGTGAAGAAGTTGGCGCAAATCAATGTGAATCATGCGTGATTTAA